The window CGAGGCCCTTCGCGGGGCCCTCGATGCGGAGCTGGGCCGGTTTGGTGAACATGGCATCGACGCGGCCATGACGCTGGTCGTGTTCGACGAAACGGCTGCGCCGACCCTTGTTGCGTCGCTGACCGAACACCCATGGGATGTCGTGGTCGTCGGCGGCGGAATCCGCAAGGCCGAGCAACTGTTCCTGCTCTTCGAGCAGATCGTGAACCTGATCCGCCGCCATGCGCCCCAGGCCGCCATCGCGTTCAACACCAGTGGCGAGGACAGCGTCGAGGCCGCACAGCGCTGGCTCTGAATTCCGCTGTCCGGTCGCATCCTGTGTCACCTGCGACGGCTTCGGGAACGGCATCACGCGGTCGGAGCGGAACCGGCCGATGCGGGAGAGACCGACAGGTCGCGACACGGGAGACGCCCACGCATGAACACGCCACCAGTGGCCCCTCAAACGCAGCGGACTGACGGATCAACGGTCCGGATCGGCGCCCTCGTCCCGCTCACCCGTCCCGGCTGGGTCGAGGCAGGCCGACATCTGCTCGCCGGTCTCGAGCTGGCCATGGGCGACGTCAACGACGCCGGCGGCATCGCCGGAAGGCCACTCGAACTGCTGGTACGAGACACCGCGGCTGATCCGCGGAAGGCCACCGCGGCGGTGGACGAACTGGCTCGCCTGGGCGTCGCCGCCTTGGCAGGGGAGTACCACAGTGTCGTCGCTCGCGCCGCTACCGTCAGGGCCGACGCCCTCGGACTGCCGTTCCTCTGCTCGTCCGCGGTTCTCGACGCGCTCACCGAACAGCCCACGGAATGGGTCGCGCGGCTCGCCCCGCCGCAGTCCCACGGCTGGCAGATCTACGCGGACTTCCTCCTGGGCGAGGGCCACGACCGCATCGCCGTAGCGACCCAGCCGAGTGTGTACTGGGCATCCGGGACCCGCGTTCTGCGGGAGCACCTCACTCCACGCGGTGGCACCGTCATCGAGCTCGACATGAGCGAGCTCACCCCTGCGGCCGTGTGCGACGAACTCGTCGACCATCGTGCGACAGCCCTCCTCCTTCTGGTGGGCCACCCCGATCCGGCCGTGGAGATCGTCAAGTCCGTCCGCCGCGACCAGCGCCTCGCCGAGCTCATGATCGGCGCGCCGGCGGGGCAACCGGAGTTCGCCGCATGGGCGACGTCGCTGGGCGACGACTGCGCCGCGATCCCGTTCCTGCGCTACTTGCCCGAGCGTCTCAGCCCTCTCGGTGCACGAGTCGAGACGGCTCTGCGCGAGCGGCTGACCGACCCGCCCTCCTTCGTCGCCTACGAGGGCTATGACACGGTTGTCGTCCTCGCTGACGTGCTGCGTTCTCACGGCGCGGACCGGGCGCGCACCGCCGAATCCTGGCCGCGCGTCGCAGTCGAGGGGACCCGCGGCCAGATCCAGTTCTCCCGCGTGCCGGGCATCAGCGTCTGGCAGTGGGCCTCGGCGCCGGTCCAGATCGTTGACCGTGATCCGGTACGGCCCGATCGCTTTCGAATCCTTCACGCCGGCTGATACAGCACGGAGATCCGACCGACCGGGTCTGTCCGAACCGCGTCTGACCGAAGCCGAGGCCCACTGTCAGACGCTGATGCCCGGGGAGAGGGTCCGGGAAGGGCTGGTGCTCGCGGTACGCGAATCGGCTCCGCCCCGGGTGGGGGCGGAGCCGATGGTGGGATGTGGGGGTCAGGCGTGGCTGCGGCGTCGGTTTCCGGTGATGACCCGGTAGAGGGCGAGGAGGATGACCGAGCCGACGATGGCGGCGATCCAGGTGGAGATCTCGAAGAAGCCGTCGATGGAGTCGACGCCGAAGAGGACCTTGCCGAGCCAGCCGCCCAGGAGGCCGCCGGCGATCCCGATGAGCATCGTGATGATGATGCCGCCCGGGTCCTTGCCCGGCATGAGCGCCTTGGCGATGAGGCCCGCGAGCAGACCGATGAGTATCCAGGCGATGATGCCCATGACTGTGCTCCTAGCTGGTCGTATAAAGACTGTGTCAAGGCCTTCGGGTTTACCGTGCCGCCGTTTTCAAACGCGGCGCCGCGCGCATGTTCGTACGCAGCCGATGGTGCGGTGGCCCGGACGCCGGAGTCCCGCAGGCTCGGGTGGCCGCCCGGGGCGTGTGCCTTGAAGCCTGCTGGAACAGTCATCGATGGGCATCCGAGAGCGTGACCGTAAGGTGTACCGACCGCTGCGGCGCGTCGGCCTCGAGGTGATCTCGGACGCAGTGCCGGACGGCACGATGCCCTTCGTCCACGGATACGGCGCCGAGGATGTGAACGGCGGCTTCTCCCACTGATACGACACCCCACGGCTCGTCGAGAGGCTCAACGAGGACT of the Streptomyces aurantiacus genome contains:
- a CDS encoding ABC transporter substrate-binding protein yields the protein MNTPPVAPQTQRTDGSTVRIGALVPLTRPGWVEAGRHLLAGLELAMGDVNDAGGIAGRPLELLVRDTAADPRKATAAVDELARLGVAALAGEYHSVVARAATVRADALGLPFLCSSAVLDALTEQPTEWVARLAPPQSHGWQIYADFLLGEGHDRIAVATQPSVYWASGTRVLREHLTPRGGTVIELDMSELTPAAVCDELVDHRATALLLLVGHPDPAVEIVKSVRRDQRLAELMIGAPAGQPEFAAWATSLGDDCAAIPFLRYLPERLSPLGARVETALRERLTDPPSFVAYEGYDTVVVLADVLRSHGADRARTAESWPRVAVEGTRGQIQFSRVPGISVWQWASAPVQIVDRDPVRPDRFRILHAG
- a CDS encoding GlsB/YeaQ/YmgE family stress response membrane protein is translated as MGIIAWILIGLLAGLIAKALMPGKDPGGIIITMLIGIAGGLLGGWLGKVLFGVDSIDGFFEISTWIAAIVGSVILLALYRVITGNRRRSHA